A region of the Maniola jurtina chromosome 11, ilManJurt1.1, whole genome shotgun sequence genome:
TCCAGTTTTCTCATTTCTAAGTAACAAGTCTAACATAGCCAAATTTTCATTGTTATCATAAGTTACagaatcattattatcatcaacttGTTTGATGTTATTGTCTTCCAACATCTTTCTTCTATCGTTAATTACGTTGGTCGTTAATTGATGTAAATCATCAACTGCAGATTTTTGAATCTTTGCAAGTTTGGTCAAGTTGAATATGAAGTTGTTCTGTAGCCATGCTTTGGCCATCCTCAATGCAAAGCATTCTCCGAATGTAGATGCAGATTGGAAATATCTTTTCATCAGAGGGCTGTCTTCGACCATGGAAAGGCCCATTGAAGTTTCTGGAAAGGCAAATTGGCTCAAAATACGACGTCGTATAGTTATGGTTAAAAAAAGGTGGGTTTCGACTATGGAATGgttgactcgaattttgcacactatacattgcgggtttgaaaaatactaaacgactaaaactacaaaataaggcaatttatttattgaagttattggcattggattgtgtttaggtataaaataataacgctGTATATCAGCATCAAAATTGTTCAAGAATCAATCCCATACCTACCGCAAACTATACGTAATGCCATGGGATAGACAAGCGTCATCACATCCGTCTTATCTTTGACAGTTTCTTTCTCCACTCGTTTCACCAGACGCTCCGCTCCAGCCTTGAAAATTTCCGCATATTTCTTTAGAATGTTGAAGTGGAATGCTTTCGTTAGCATTTTTCTACGTTGTTGCCATTTACTACCTGTGCAAAAACAAGAATAGTTcctttaataatttatagcaAATGGTGCAATAGAATCTGATATTACCAATTTAACCAATGACTTACAATTAAATACAGACTAATCAAAAGCGGCTACGAAAATATTCGCCTCGCTTAGCCGCAGCCGAGTGATCAATGGACTGAATTTTAATATAGGAAGTTACTCACCTAAGCTAATCAGTAGTCCATCTCCAAGCCACGCGGCAAGAAATATATATGGGACTTTTTTATTGGTGCATTCAAGTGACGAAGAgagtattttctgaaaaaccagtattttagtttaaattacttttatttatttatttatgtcacattacatttttgaaaaccttcAAAAATTCGAAAACTAGCTAATTTTCTAACTGCTATTAATAGCAATCATAGGGGATATATACTATCGATAAGAAGTTTTGTAATAACAACAACACCGATTGTGGAAGAACAACATGCACTTGTTCAGTTAGGGGTTGGAGGATTAATGGAGGTAAGTTTTACTAACCTCAATATCTTCAGGGTTAGAGATGTTCACAATCCGCGTGTTAAGGCCATGGATTTGGCTGATATGGCCATATTTCTTTGGCATAGATCGCATGACTTTGAACAACTTatctgtaataaaaataagcaTTGAATTCAGTATCTTCTCCTTTTTGGCTTTTCATTACTAggataggtatttatatttaatttcttagaaCAAGTAATATCCAAAAAttataggtgcgtgcccggattCGAACCCCAAACCAACGTCATAATATATCGACTATACAAAgtcgtaatattataaatacgaagtgtgtctgtctgtctgctagctttacacggcccaacagttaaaccgatttggatgaaatttggtacagagttaggttataccccggggaaggacattggTTACTTTTCACCCCGGAAATcatagagtttccacgggattcttaaagtccTATCCGTTCAACCGACTTAAGTGCATatttggcacagaggtagcttgcgtcccggaaattgatacaGGCaacttttataccggaaaaagAGTCTAAATCAATCAATCggggtcgcgggcatcatgttgttgtaaataaatGAGAAAATTGTTTTGATACAATTTAAGTATGGCAATGTTCTTTTCTATTGGAATGCATAGAATAATAAATGACTTACCTGATGGTACAGCATAATTCAATGAATTCCCAATGATAGGCCATGCTGGTGGGCCGGGAATCCTCCTCATTAACCGACCAGGTCGGCTGTAGCGTTCATATAACGCATATACTACAATAGATAATACACCAAAGAAAAATGTTACGAGAAACATGTCGTACTAAATGCCTGCTTGGTCACTGAATAGATCCTTGAGTTGCAAATTCCAAACAAATCTAAGACGGTCATCCATAAATTTTACTTACGATTTAAGTGTTCCGTACAATACAGGGAACGCTACTAACGCTACTGTGGAACTCTACCAAaaacttagttttattataattatactacctaaacaaaatccaatgccagtaaccttaataaataaattgcctgatttttttattttattgaagtatttttcaaacccgcagtgtatagcgtgcaaaattcgagttaTTGCCCTGCCTACGACGCGAACGTGGcgttgactccgagtggcctacttacgcaactgcgctctagcgtcagtcagatattttattagcaatatattgtgaacttttaaaaaatacaggtttcttttttttgtggtatcttatcagtaatcatcagtattatcacctttcttcgtttttgctagcgttctagttacacccagtaaagctacggccacactTGTGCGTCATGAGCGCTTGATGCGGGGCAACATATGGGAGCGTCCACTACACGACTCTATACTCTATACGTGCAGATGTAGTGGTCGCGTAGGTGTAAGCCAAGCAAACGACCGCCGCGCGGCTGACGCGCGGTttgcgcaggtttggatgatgttTAAAGTTGATTAGAGAAGTAAACTAGGCTGAAAGGGTAAAAGTCACCAAAAATTGTTTGCTTGtatatttatctttttttatcTTGTCCCAAATAAACACTTAGTTTACGAATTAAGTTAATTTTCAACTCTAAGCAAATCTCTCTATCAATTACGTCATATggatattatatttacatatacctaaaatatttttatcaaagtaATAATATCACTCTTTGTATATGGTAATAAAGCTTTTCCACAGTAATTTTCGTTTTCATTTGTCGATACGCAACGCATTTGGTTGCAGGGATTTCTAAAATACATGCCATAAGGTCAACATAAAAGGGAATCAATTTctatgtattaattaattattgtcgATACGAAACGCGTTTGACTTGTGGGGGATTTCTAAAATGCATGCTGTAAGATCCATATTATATGGGGATTTCTAAATCGCATGCCAAATTGATATCTAATTTTCATTAGTCTAAagggaattattattattattaatatgctTTATGTTTGTTCGATAAAGTTATTTttgtcattatttttaattggaCCAACGTAACTCATATtccataatatttaataataataaagtgggtttatgaaaaataagtacctactagttttatttctttgaaaTCTTTCTCTTTTTGATATTGATAGTATTTGcttaattttgttattaattttgacTACAATTTTAGTTAgctattcaattaaattatttaccttTTTTACAACTTGTTTTGATCCATATtgcttatttattatcaacgtaatattatttatgaatgtGAAAATGCGTCTACTGGTCTATCTCTTTTCTTTGTCTCATTTCATCTTGACAAAGATTAGTAAAGTTACGATAGATCTACGATTACATTATAAGATCATAAGaattttatcttggaaaatcaaaggccTGATTTCTCGTGATTTCAAAATGACGTAATTAACATGGATGaagttgtaaaaaataaataagtagatacattgtttttcaat
Encoded here:
- the LOC123869448 gene encoding cytochrome P450 4C1-like — encoded protein: MFLVTFFFGVLSIVVYALYERYSRPGRLMRRIPGPPAWPIIGNSLNYAVPSDKLFKVMRSMPKKYGHISQIHGLNTRIVNISNPEDIEKILSSSLECTNKKVPYIFLAAWLGDGLLISLGSKWQQRRKMLTKAFHFNILKKYAEIFKAGAERLVKRVEKETVKDKTDVMTLVYPMALRIVCETSMGLSMVEDSPLMKRYFQSASTFGECFALRMAKAWLQNNFIFNLTKLAKIQKSAVDDLHQLTTNVINDRRKMLEDNNIKQVDDNNDSVTYDNNENLAMLDLLLRNEKTGLINSEGIREEVDTFMFAGFDTTTLTHTYMTMAIANEPEIQDKLYKEQQRIFGDSQRLPTTEDLNEMKYLENCIKETLRIYAIAPLIMRHLVKDTVLSGYMVPAYTDCFISIYDLHHRADLYPDPERFDPDRFLPENSLNRNPYAYLPFSAGLRNCIGQKFAMLELKITMSTLLRKYRLEPVTKPSDIEYRVDILLHAKDPIYVRFRSRE